A stretch of Triticum aestivum cultivar Chinese Spring chromosome 1D, IWGSC CS RefSeq v2.1, whole genome shotgun sequence DNA encodes these proteins:
- the LOC123160700 gene encoding putative FBD-associated F-box protein At5g56390 — MSRGGAGCGKNDASLDLISSLPDEILGSIISLLPTTKGAAQTSVLSSRWRHLWRTAPLNLVIDHSLLSQEGECTTIVSKILTTHSGPARRLSFNRPRGIRLRRELYGKFDGWFQSPSLNGLEELYLSSDDKSPCPLPPSVLRFAHTLHIASIGGCDFTKINAAPTLSFPRLKKLKLYDVSISEATLHRLLAGCTMLQSLDLLIPHGLSGSPRTIRVIAAPKLTVLAYLSRQIYELVIGTIRVKEMIPILFTTTVRTVKVLVLESIGPNLDAVVGFLRCFPCVEKLYIRSLIRKDMKNAQQYDALVDPLECLDLHLRAIVVNTYRGLRPDINFAKFFVLNAKALKVMKFGVSASNCNEQWMPDQRTKLQLDNSASRDARFDFERYNSDEGMLFANKRHTHDMWIADPFDSSLCKCCGPF, encoded by the exons ATGAGCAGAGGTGGCGCTGGTTGTGGCAAGAATGATGCGAGCCTTGACCTCATCAGCAGCCTTCCCGACGAGATCCTAGGCagcatcatctccctcctccctacCACCAAGGGTGCCGCGCAGACATCTGTTCTATCTTCCCGGTGGCGCCACCTTTGGCGCACTGCCCCGCTCAACCTTGTCATTGACCATAGCCTCCTCAGCCAGGAGGGAGAGTGCACCACCATCGTCTCCAAGATTCTCACCACTCACTCTGGCCCTGCCCGACGTCTCTCCTTCAACCGCCCTCGTGGCATCCGCCTCCGCCGCGAGCTCTATGGCAAATTCGACGGCTGGTTCCAGTCCCCTTCCCTCAATGGCCTTGAGGAGCTCTACTTGTCTAGCGACGACAAGTCACCGTGCCCGCTACCGCCGTCCGTGCTCCGCTTCGCGCACACGCTGCACATTGCCAGCATCGGTGGCTGTGATTTTACCAAGATTAATGCTGCCCCCACACTTAGCTTCCCTCGGCTGAAGAAGCTCAAACTCTATGATGTCTCCATCTCGGAGGCGACTCTCCACCGCCTGCTTGCCGGCTGCACTATGCTACAGAGCCTTGATCT ATTGATCCCACATGGTTTAAGTGGTAGCCCAAGGACAATCAGGGTCATCGCGGCGCCAAAACTGACGGTGTTGGCCTACCTGTCTAGGCAAATCTACGAGCTTGTTATTGGAACCATAAGGGTTAAG GAAATGATCCCCATCTTGTTCACCACGACCGTGCGCACGGTGAAGGTCTTAGTTCTAGAATCTATCGGCCCTAATCTGGATGCAGTTGTTGGATTTCTTAGATGCTTTCCCTGCGTGGAGAAGCTGTACATTCGG TCACTTATTAGGAAGGACATGAAAAATGCGCAGCAATATGACGCACTTGTTGATCCTCTGGAATGCCTTGATCTTCATCTCAGAGCAATCGTGGTGAACACCTATCGAGGCTTGAGACCAGACATTAACTTTGCCAAGTTCTTTGTTCTGAACGCAAAGGCGCTCAAGGTAATGAAATTCGGTGTCTCTGCTAGTAACTGCAATGAGCAATGGATGCCCGATCAGCGCACAAAGCTACAACTGGATAACAGCGCTTCTCGAGATGCCCGGTTCGATTTTGAGAGATATAATAGTGATGAGGGCATGCTTTTTGCCAACAAGAGGCACACGCATGATATGTGGATAGCTGATCCCTTTGATAGCTCACTATGCAAATGTTGTGGACCGTTTTGA